The genomic window TCTGGCGCAGGGTTCCGATCCTCGGTCGCGTAGCGGGAGGTGAGGCGGAGTGAGTGGAGCCGTCGGCACCGAGGCGGCCAGCGGCGCACTGCGTGGCGTCGCCGAGGCTTCAGCGCTCGACGGTAGCGCAGCCGCCAGCCCCACACCGCTTCTCGTCCCCGACGAGTACCTCTTCGACGGCCTGCCAGAGTTCTGGTTCGCGCTCGTCCTCGGCACGCTCGCAGCCTACGTCGCCCTCGACGGATTCGACTTCGGCGTCGGCATGTGGTACGCGACCCGCGACGACGAGCACGACCGGGAGCAGTTCCTCGCCGCCTTCGGCCCCGTCTGGGACGCCAACGAGGTCTGGCTGGTCGCGTTCGGGACGACGCTCCTCGGCGCGTTCCCGGCCGCCTACGCCGCCCTCCTCAGCGAGCACTACCTACTGGCACTCGGCGCGGTGGCCGCCCTGCTCTTCCGGGGCGTCGCCCCCGAACTCAGGGAGCAACGCGAGGACCAGCGGTGGCGGCGGGCCTGCGATCGGCTGTTCGTCGCGGGCAGCACGCTCTCGCCCCTCCTGCTCGGCACGCTCGTCGGTAGCTGGGTGTTCGGCACGGGGACGCTCTCCCTGCCGGCGATCCTCACCGGCGTCGGGCTGATCGCACTCTCCCTGACCACCGGCGCGGCCTACCTCGCGGTGAAGACAGCGGCTCCACTCCGGGACGAACTGACGCGGTACGGCCAGTTCGCGACCGCGGGCTACCTCGCGGGCGTCGTGGTCCTGCTCGCTGTGCTGTTCGCGCTCGACCCCCGGGGGATCACGACCGACTTGCTCTCGGCGCCCGTGCTCGCCATCGTCCTCGGGAGCGTCGGGCTCGGGGTCGGCGGCGTCGCGCTCGCTCGCAGAGAGCGCCACCGCGAGTGGTTCGCGAGCACGCTCGGCCTCGCCGTCCTGCTCGGCCTGCTCGTCGCCGTCTTGCTGTACCCGGAGGTGTATCCAGCGACGGGACTCACGGTCACGGACGCCGCGGTGTCCCCGATCGCGCTCAACCTCATGACGATCCTCGGGCTGCCGGTGCTGGTGCTCGTCGGGGGCTACTTCGTCTACCTCTACTCGGTGTTCGGCGGGACGGTGGAGTCGGAGGGCTACGGCGGGTAGGAGCGGGGCGTCTTGTTGCTTCGCGTCGTGTCTTCGTTCCGACCGAACGTGTGTGATCGGAGCGACGGTCGGGGCTGCGTCGTCGCTACTCGATCTCGATGTGGTGGGCCTCCTCGACTTCCGCTCGGGGGAGCGTGATCGTCAGGACGCCGTTCTCCATCGTCGCGGTGACCTCGTCCTTCTCGACCTCGGCCGGCAGTTCGATCGAGCGATGGGCGGACTGCTCCTGTCGCTCCCGGCGGACGTAGCGTTCGCCTTCCTCGGCGACCTCGGTCTCGCGCTCGGCGTCGATGCGGAGCGTGGAGTCGGTCACCTGGATGTCGACGTCGTCGCGTTCGAAGCCGGGGAGGTCGACGGCGACGACGTAGGCCTCGTCGCGTTCAACGAGGTCGGTCGCCATCGACTCCGCACCGAGGGCGAGTTCGCCGAAGGGCTCGTCGAACGACCAGGCCTCGGCGGTCTCGTCGTACTGTTCGCTCATTCGCTCGAAGAATCGCTGGAGTTCCGTGAAGGGGTTCATTCGTTGGCTCATCGGGGACACCGACCGAAACTCCGCGCCGGGACGGGAATAGTATACTGTGCGTGTCGCCGCGACTCGACGGAAAGCGGAGCTTACCCGCCGCGCTCAGGGTTGCTTCGGCAGTTCCACCGCTCCGGGGCCTCCGACGCTCTGGCGCATCCGTCGGTCCAGCGACTCCGGTGCATCCCTCGCTCCAGCGACTCCCTCGATCCGGAGCCTTCGTCGGTCCAGCGCCTCCGTCGCTCCGGCACTTCCTTCGATCCGCCAGCCGCTCGCAGCAAGTTAGCCGATCCTCGCCTCCCGCGAGCGGCCTGTCGACCCCAGATTCATTGTCGCGATCGTCCTCCGTGGACGTATGGATGGGTCGTCGCCGATCGCCGTTCGCGATCGCGAGCGGTTCGAAGCGTCGCCAGCGGCTGCCCTCGCCGTCGACTGCCTGCTTGCTGGCATCGAGGCCGCACAGCCGAGCGCCGTGATCGACGAGCGCGTCTCCCTCGACGGCGCGACGCTCGCGATCGACGGGACGACCTACGACCTCGACGCCGCCGACCGGGTGCTCGTCGTCGGTGGCGGCAACGCCGCCGGGCGCGTCGCGAGTGCACTCGAAGGCGTCCTCGGCGAACGGATCGACGACGGGATCGTGGTGACCGACGACCCGGTTCCGCTCGATCGCGTCGCGTCGATCACTGGCGCGCATCCGGTCCCCGACGATGCCGCCATGGACGGCGCGAATCAGGTACTCGACCTCGTCGACGGCGCCACCGAACGGGATCTCGTGCTCGGCGTGATCACGGGCGGTGGCAGCGCGCTCCTCCCGGCGCCCGCCGGCGACGTCTCCCTCGCCGACCTCCAGGACCTGACCGACGCGCTCGTCCGGAGCGGCGCCACCATCGACGAGATCAACGCCGTCCGGAAGCACGTCTCGGCGCTGAAAGGCGGTCGCCTCGCACGGGCCGCTGCCCCCGCGACGGTTGCCACGCTCGTCTTCAGCGACGTCGTCGGCGACGATCCCGCGACCGTCGCCAGCGGCCCCTTCTCGCCGGACCCGACGAGCTATGCCGAGGCCCGCTCCGTGCTCGAACGGCACGGGATCGACGCACCCGGCTCGATACGCCGCCGACTCGACCGCGGCGCTGCTGCGGGAACGACCGGTGCGGCCGCGGAAACGACCGACGCGGCCGTGGGAGCTACCGACGCGACGGCTGGGGATTCTGACGCGACTGCTGGCAATTCCGACGCCGCCGAAGCGCCGACCGAAACCCCTGGTCCCGACGAACCGGCGTTCGACGCCGTCGACGTACACGTGCTCGCCTCGAACGACGCCGCGATCGACGCTGCGGCCGAAGCGGCCCGCGACGCCGGCTTCGACTCGCTCGTGCTCTCGACGCGGATCGAGGGGGAGGCCCGGGAGGTCGGAACCGTCCACGCCGCGATCGCCGATGAGGTCCGGGCGAGCGGCCGGCCGATCGAGCCGCCGGCGGTCCTCCTCTCCGGCGGCGAGACGACGGTGACCCTCGGCGACGCCAGCGGTGCCGGCGGGCCAAACCAGGAGGTCGCGCTCGCGGCGGCGCTCGACCTGGCCGATCCGTCCACGGTGATCGCGAGCGTCGACACCGACGGCATCGACGGCGCAACCGACGCGGCGGGTGCGCTGGTGACCGGAGACACGGTCGGCGAGGAGGTATCCGCGGCCACCGCGAGGGCCGCCCTCGACGCCCACGACGCGTACCCGGTGCTCGACGACGCTGGTGCGTTGCTCCGGACCGGTCCCACTGGGACAAACGTCAACGATCTTCGCGTGATCGTGGTTCTGAACGAGCGGTAGCGGGCGCTCTCCGTAGCTCTCGACAGCCCCGATCCGGTCTGTCCGCCACCGACTACTCGTTCACCGGAACGACCAGCCCCTCGCCGTGTCGGACGAACGACGTTCCGAGCCCGTCCGAGCGATCGCGGATCGTCTCCCGGAGCCACTGCGCCGTCGCCGGACTCGCGACGCGAACCGCTCGATTCTCGATCTCCGTCGGCGTGAGGTGTAGCGCCGTGATCGACCGGTCCTCCACGTCGACGCGGGCTTCGAACAGGAAGCTCCGGTCGTTCCGGAGGGTCTGGTTCACGGCGTAGTCGTCGACGAAGTCACCGCAGTCGTACAGGATCGGGACGCCCTCGTAGATCTCGATCCCCTGGACGACGTGGGCGCTGTGGCCGTGCAGCAGGTCGACCCCCTGCTCGACCAGCCAGTGGGCGAACCGGCGGAACCGCTCGGGTGGCTCGGCCACCATGTTCGGGCCCCAGTGCAAGGAGGCGACGAGCAGGTCCGGATCGGCCGCGTTCGCCCGCTCGATCGCGCTCTCGACCGCGGCTCTGGTCTCGGCGTCGTCGACGTCGATCTCGACGTGAGCGGTCCCGGGCGAGGTCGCCGTCGCGGCGTACTCCGGCGTGTTGTCGGTCAGCGAGACGACGGCGACCGAGAGCGGCTCCGGCGCCTCCGGTTCGGTGCCTTCCTCAGCTACTTCGTCCGCCGTTCCGATCTCGAACGTCGCCGGCGCGAACGCCTCTTGCTCCGTCCGCCCCGCGCCGGCGTGGGGGATCCCGGCCTCGTCGAGGTGGTCGAGGGTGTCGAACAGCGCCGGCTCCTCGAAATCGAGCACGTGGTTGTTCGCGAGCGAGCAGTAGCTCGTCCCGGCGGCCTCGAGGGCGGGAATCGCCCAATCGGGATCCGCCCGGAAGTGGAAGGCGCGGCGGGTTCGTCGCCACTTCGTCCCGCGGGTCGAGAGACAGCACTCGAGGTTGAGCAGGAGGCCGTCGAGATCCCGTAGCTGTGAGAGCACGTCGCCCCAGACGGCGGTCGGCGGGCGGTCCTGCTGGGCCTCGTCCACGAGTCTGCCGAGCATGACGTCGCCGGTCAGCCCCAGCCGGAGGGCCATGGGCGCACTACTACGGCGCGTGGGAAGGTAACGCTTCGCACGAAACAGGTCTGTCGCGAGCAGTCGGTGGCCGTCGACTCCAGGACGATGCGGAAAAGCGCGGGGTGCGTCCGAGCGGTGCTGCCGCTCGAGCGTACTGTCCTCGGAAGGAGGGAGTCCGCAGATTCGGCAGGCGTCCTGCCGAGAGCGGCCTCAGATGACGCGGTTCTGCAGGTAGTCGAGGTGCTTGGCGTTGTAGACGATCTTGACGTCGTCGGCAGCGGGGCTGCCGATGCAGGTCAGGCGGACGTTCTTCTCGTCGACCTCCTCGTCGGAGAGGATCTGCTGCATGTCCATGTCGATGTCGCCCTCGAGGACGATGGCGGCACAGTTCGCACAGGCGCCGGCGCGACACGAGAAGGGCCAGTCGTAGCCCTGGGCCTCGGCGGCCTCGAGGATGTACTCGCCCTCGTTGACGTCGAGCGTGCCGTAATCCTCGTCACTGAGGTCCATATCGGCCGCCTCTGCGAAGACGTCGTCGTCGTACATGTCCCAGCCCTCGTCGTCCACCACGTCGTAGTTGAGGTATTCTACGGTCGGCATCAGCCGGGAATTCAGCGCCCGCACTGTTCAACCTTGCTGTTCCGCCCTGCACGCGCGTCCAGAATTCGTGGCGGCACGCGTGCTGGGGTGGCGATCCGGAACCCCGTGTCTGTAGCGAGCTCCCCGATCGATCTCGATGTGGTACCCGACCCGCTTCGACGCGGACTCGATGGTGGTGCGCCGTCAGCTGCCTTTGGAAACGTGGCTATTCACCGAGATTGATTCACCCCTC from Salinarchaeum sp. Harcht-Bsk1 includes these protein-coding regions:
- the fer gene encoding ferredoxin Fer; this encodes MPTVEYLNYDVVDDEGWDMYDDDVFAEAADMDLSDEDYGTLDVNEGEYILEAAEAQGYDWPFSCRAGACANCAAIVLEGDIDMDMQQILSDEEVDEKNVRLTCIGSPAADDVKIVYNAKHLDYLQNRVI
- a CDS encoding CapA family protein, giving the protein MALRLGLTGDVMLGRLVDEAQQDRPPTAVWGDVLSQLRDLDGLLLNLECCLSTRGTKWRRTRRAFHFRADPDWAIPALEAAGTSYCSLANNHVLDFEEPALFDTLDHLDEAGIPHAGAGRTEQEAFAPATFEIGTADEVAEEGTEPEAPEPLSVAVVSLTDNTPEYAATATSPGTAHVEIDVDDAETRAAVESAIERANAADPDLLVASLHWGPNMVAEPPERFRRFAHWLVEQGVDLLHGHSAHVVQGIEIYEGVPILYDCGDFVDDYAVNQTLRNDRSFLFEARVDVEDRSITALHLTPTEIENRAVRVASPATAQWLRETIRDRSDGLGTSFVRHGEGLVVPVNE
- a CDS encoding glycerate kinase; the encoded protein is MDGSSPIAVRDRERFEASPAAALAVDCLLAGIEAAQPSAVIDERVSLDGATLAIDGTTYDLDAADRVLVVGGGNAAGRVASALEGVLGERIDDGIVVTDDPVPLDRVASITGAHPVPDDAAMDGANQVLDLVDGATERDLVLGVITGGGSALLPAPAGDVSLADLQDLTDALVRSGATIDEINAVRKHVSALKGGRLARAAAPATVATLVFSDVVGDDPATVASGPFSPDPTSYAEARSVLERHGIDAPGSIRRRLDRGAAAGTTGAAAETTDAAVGATDATAGDSDATAGNSDAAEAPTETPGPDEPAFDAVDVHVLASNDAAIDAAAEAARDAGFDSLVLSTRIEGEAREVGTVHAAIADEVRASGRPIEPPAVLLSGGETTVTLGDASGAGGPNQEVALAAALDLADPSTVIASVDTDGIDGATDAAGALVTGDTVGEEVSAATARAALDAHDAYPVLDDAGALLRTGPTGTNVNDLRVIVVLNER
- a CDS encoding Hsp20/alpha crystallin family protein codes for the protein MNPFTELQRFFERMSEQYDETAEAWSFDEPFGELALGAESMATDLVERDEAYVVAVDLPGFERDDVDIQVTDSTLRIDAERETEVAEEGERYVRRERQEQSAHRSIELPAEVEKDEVTATMENGVLTITLPRAEVEEAHHIEIE
- a CDS encoding cytochrome d ubiquinol oxidase subunit II, with protein sequence MRGVAEASALDGSAAASPTPLLVPDEYLFDGLPEFWFALVLGTLAAYVALDGFDFGVGMWYATRDDEHDREQFLAAFGPVWDANEVWLVAFGTTLLGAFPAAYAALLSEHYLLALGAVAALLFRGVAPELREQREDQRWRRACDRLFVAGSTLSPLLLGTLVGSWVFGTGTLSLPAILTGVGLIALSLTTGAAYLAVKTAAPLRDELTRYGQFATAGYLAGVVVLLAVLFALDPRGITTDLLSAPVLAIVLGSVGLGVGGVALARRERHREWFASTLGLAVLLGLLVAVLLYPEVYPATGLTVTDAAVSPIALNLMTILGLPVLVLVGGYFVYLYSVFGGTVESEGYGG